The following nucleotide sequence is from Deltaproteobacteria bacterium.
CATAACCGGGATCTACACGGTGCTGGTCGAGGCGGATGACTTCAATGAGCCCATTTCGGATTCGGCTCGAGCCATACTGGACGGTCACATCTTATTAACGCGCGAGTTGGCGGCTCAAAACCATTATCCCAGCATCGACGTTCTGGGCAGCGTCAGCCGATGTATGAACGATGTAGTGGCCCCTGAACACGTGCGGAGCGCACGCATGCTGGTCAGTACGGTCGCCACGTATCGACGTTCTGAGGATCTGATAAATATCGGCGCCTATTCAAGAGGGAGCAATCCCGATATAGATAAGGCCATCGAGATGATAGGTCCTACAAATTCTTTCTTGCGGCAAGATATCCAAGAGCGGTGTGGGTTTTCGGACGCCGTCTCCGGATTGCTGAAGTTGTATCCTGTCCCCGGATCCCAGGCGAGGAAGAGGTAGAGACGCTGTCTACGGTTGAGGGAACAGGCTTCGCGTACGTGTACGATTTCTTCCGGTCCGGCAATAGGTGAACGAGAGGATTCAATGTTTCGATTCAAGCTTCAACGAGTCCTAGATGTGCGACGGCAAGTGCGCGAACGAGTTGAAGCCGAACTGACTTCCATCCAGAAAAGGTTGGAACAAGCCAAAGGCGCCCTGCAATCACTGATTGATCGGCGGCGCGCTTCGGTGGAAGCATTTCGGGAGCGCAAGACGTTTGCCGTGGAGGAGTTGAAGCTTTTCAGCCATTACGTCGATGGATTGGCCCTTCGTATCCAACACGGGAAAGGAACAGTGTCCGCCATCGAAGTCGAACTCGAGGACAAGATCTCGGAGCTT
It contains:
- the fliJ gene encoding flagellar export protein FliJ — protein: MFRFKLQRVLDVRRQVRERVEAELTSIQKRLEQAKGALQSLIDRRRASVEAFRERKTFAVEELKLFSHYVDGLALRIQHGKGTVSAIEVELEDKISELLEARRNEQVMERLREKEFGRYQKEMAGKETAFLDEVALRRFSNVPPSE